One segment of Candidatus Nitrospira nitrosa DNA contains the following:
- a CDS encoding ABC transporter permease, with amino-acid sequence MEHYWQEINALTMRWVRRLSREKFSMLFTLVQPMLFWLIFFGNLFQRAADTQVMQAPNYISFLAAGVVIMTVLNNGLAGGVDLLFDKENGFLERLMSTPIHRTSVILSRFIFVMAITSMQVLVILGVSYLFGVHPATGILGVATILLIGMMFGVGLTAISMAMAFSVKSHGDFFSVLGFLSLPMIFLSSALVPLNAMPGWMSFLAQFNPMTWAIDAVRPLILSGWTEALPHVGMVILVMLVFDALCLYGGAKAFRRAMG; translated from the coding sequence GTGGAGCACTATTGGCAAGAAATCAACGCATTGACCATGCGATGGGTCCGTCGGCTCAGCCGAGAAAAATTCAGCATGCTGTTCACCCTGGTGCAGCCGATGTTGTTTTGGCTCATCTTCTTCGGCAATCTCTTTCAGCGGGCTGCGGACACCCAGGTGATGCAGGCGCCCAACTACATCAGCTTCCTTGCTGCCGGTGTCGTCATCATGACGGTCCTGAACAACGGCTTGGCCGGTGGGGTCGATCTGCTGTTTGATAAGGAAAACGGTTTCCTCGAACGATTGATGTCCACGCCGATCCATCGCACCTCCGTCATTCTCAGCCGGTTCATCTTCGTCATGGCGATTACGTCCATGCAGGTCCTCGTGATTCTCGGTGTGTCGTACCTGTTCGGTGTCCATCCGGCAACCGGGATCCTTGGCGTCGCGACTATTCTGTTGATCGGCATGATGTTCGGCGTCGGCTTGACGGCCATTTCCATGGCCATGGCCTTCTCCGTGAAGAGTCACGGGGATTTCTTTTCCGTCCTAGGATTTCTGTCGCTGCCCATGATTTTCCTCAGCTCTGCGCTGGTGCCGCTCAACGCCATGCCCGGCTGGATGAGCTTTCTTGCCCAATTCAACCCGATGACCTGGGCGATCGATGCCGTACGCCCGTTGATCTTGTCAGGCTGGACCGAAGCCTTGCCGCACGTCGGTATGGTGATTCTGGTCATGCTCGTATTCGATGCCCTCTGTCTCTATGGCGGAGCCAAAGCGTTCCGGCGAGCCATGGGATAA
- a CDS encoding ATP-binding cassette domain-containing protein, with product MDRMIAIDVNRLCKTYDSHKAVDDLSFQVYAGEIFGLLGPNGAGKSTTLRTLITLLHPTSGTATVMGHDTVREADTVRTLIGYVPQERAIDRFLTGREHLQLLGALYHLTKDEATRRINELLKLVDLEDHADRPAKTYSGGMKRKLDIACGLLPNPKILFLDEPTLGLDVQSRLRIWEYVRMLKARGMTVVMTTNYLDEADQLCDRLAIIDGGKIKTLGSPVELKIALGGDIVSLTLKELDRIPSLETDLKGRPAITSVRTTTKGLDIRVESPEKALPAILEAANRLGCSIEFIQYNRPRLDDVFIAHTGRAITESTPEAESAS from the coding sequence ATGGACCGTATGATCGCGATCGACGTCAACCGTCTCTGTAAAACCTATGACAGCCATAAAGCTGTCGATGACCTCTCGTTCCAGGTCTACGCCGGAGAAATTTTCGGCTTACTGGGGCCGAACGGCGCGGGCAAGAGCACAACCCTGCGTACGCTGATCACGCTGCTGCACCCCACATCGGGGACGGCCACCGTGATGGGGCACGACACCGTGCGTGAAGCGGATACGGTCCGGACCCTTATCGGGTATGTCCCGCAAGAACGGGCGATCGATCGCTTTCTGACCGGTCGTGAACACCTGCAGCTCCTGGGTGCGCTCTATCATTTGACAAAAGACGAAGCCACGAGGCGCATCAACGAACTCCTGAAATTAGTGGACTTGGAAGACCATGCCGACAGACCAGCCAAAACCTATTCCGGCGGCATGAAGCGCAAACTCGACATCGCCTGTGGTCTATTGCCTAACCCAAAGATTTTGTTTCTCGACGAACCCACTCTAGGGCTCGACGTCCAGAGTCGACTCCGCATTTGGGAATATGTCCGGATGCTCAAAGCCCGTGGCATGACGGTCGTCATGACGACCAACTATCTGGATGAGGCCGATCAACTGTGTGATCGGCTGGCGATCATCGACGGCGGCAAGATTAAAACGCTCGGGTCTCCGGTCGAGCTCAAGATCGCGCTTGGAGGGGACATCGTATCCCTGACCCTCAAGGAACTGGATCGGATCCCATCACTGGAGACCGATTTGAAAGGCCGTCCGGCGATCACATCCGTCCGCACGACCACCAAAGGCCTGGACATCAGGGTGGAGTCGCCCGAGAAGGCGCTGCCCGCCATTCTCGAAGCAGCCAATCGATTAGGCTGCAGCATTGAATTCATTCAATACAACCGACCGCGCCTGGACGATGTGTTCATCGCCCATACGGGCCGAGCCATTACCGAATCGACCCCCGAAGCCGAGTCGGCGTCATAA
- a CDS encoding LON peptidase substrate-binding domain-containing protein codes for MQTDHERGPSGRSSSKTIEPFPIPDRLPVFPLPNVVFFPKTYLPLHIFEPRYRQMVADVTVGGQCIAMALLKEGWEPDYYGNPAIFPALCVGRIVSVQPLPDGRSNILLQGLERCELTNEHFDKPYREATIRITPMCTEEGLTTNVRKALIDVLGRYLQQREDSAAWQGFFREEVSDEVLVNTLSTYLDCTPLEKQFLLEAEGLHQRARRLNDLVQFMLHEHQGLTGWD; via the coding sequence ATGCAAACTGATCATGAGCGGGGGCCGTCTGGTCGAAGCTCGTCCAAAACCATTGAACCGTTTCCTATTCCCGATCGGCTTCCTGTGTTTCCGTTACCGAATGTGGTCTTTTTCCCGAAAACCTATCTCCCACTCCACATTTTTGAACCTCGGTATCGCCAGATGGTGGCTGATGTCACGGTGGGCGGCCAATGTATCGCCATGGCGCTCCTGAAGGAAGGGTGGGAGCCCGACTATTATGGCAACCCGGCTATCTTTCCTGCGCTCTGTGTCGGACGAATCGTCAGCGTACAGCCCTTACCGGATGGTCGCTCCAACATCTTACTGCAAGGCCTGGAACGGTGCGAGCTCACCAATGAGCACTTCGATAAACCCTATCGCGAAGCCACAATTCGGATCACGCCCATGTGCACCGAAGAAGGGTTGACCACGAATGTACGGAAGGCGTTGATTGACGTGCTCGGACGATACCTGCAACAACGAGAGGACAGTGCGGCGTGGCAAGGATTCTTCCGCGAAGAAGTCAGTGATGAAGTCTTGGTGAACACTCTATCAACCTATTTGGACTGTACCCCATTGGAAAAACAATTTCTGCTGGAAGCCGAGGGGCTGCACCAGCGCGCTCGCCGATTGAACGATCTCGTTCAATTCATGCTACACGAGCATCAAGGCCTAACGGGTTGGGACTAA
- a CDS encoding lipocalin-like domain-containing protein gives MINSWRIGIVGAWLSVAVALVVGASAAPTPFQPATAGYQYTFPRDHGSHPTYRTEWWYYTGHLHAQDGRSFGFELTFFRRGIPPEDVTTLPSKWSVKDLYLAHFAVTDIKGKRFHYSEKLSREGLGKAGADESKLRVWIDDWRAEAATDQLGAHTLVAKDATQTLELTLQPAKPLVAHGAAGISRKGKEVGQASHYYSFTRLITNGRLTIDGESFDVTGLSWMDHEFGSGDLGADQVGWDWFSIQLEDNTELMLYRMRLKDGSSDLASSGTVVFSDGRSRHMDVADFQIESSGTWTSVESNATYPAKWQVKFPSLDVVLNVVPLLADQELRTSRSSRVSYWEGAVAVTGSKQGRPIKGQGYVELTGYAERLKM, from the coding sequence GTGATCAATTCTTGGCGGATCGGAATAGTTGGGGCCTGGCTGAGTGTCGCGGTCGCGCTGGTAGTTGGCGCAAGTGCCGCGCCTACCCCTTTCCAGCCGGCGACGGCCGGATACCAGTACACCTTTCCAAGGGACCATGGCTCGCATCCGACCTATCGGACCGAATGGTGGTACTACACCGGTCACCTGCATGCTCAGGACGGCCGGTCATTTGGCTTCGAATTGACGTTTTTTCGACGCGGTATTCCGCCTGAGGATGTAACCACGCTCCCCTCCAAATGGTCGGTGAAGGATCTATATCTGGCCCATTTTGCGGTGACCGACATCAAGGGCAAGCGATTTCATTACTCGGAGAAGCTCAGTCGTGAGGGCCTGGGGAAGGCGGGGGCCGACGAATCGAAACTCAGAGTTTGGATCGATGATTGGCGAGCCGAGGCCGCGACGGATCAGTTAGGGGCTCACACTCTGGTCGCCAAAGATGCAACACAGACCCTTGAGCTGACGCTGCAACCAGCTAAGCCTCTGGTTGCACACGGTGCGGCTGGCATCAGTCGGAAGGGGAAAGAGGTAGGCCAGGCCTCTCACTACTATTCGTTCACGAGGCTCATCACGAATGGGAGGTTGACGATCGATGGAGAATCCTTCGATGTCACCGGTCTCAGTTGGATGGATCATGAGTTCGGGTCAGGGGACCTTGGGGCCGATCAAGTCGGCTGGGATTGGTTCAGTATTCAGTTAGAAGACAACACCGAGCTCATGCTCTACCGCATGCGGTTGAAAGATGGATCGTCCGATCTGGCATCGAGCGGCACGGTCGTCTTCTCTGACGGACGGAGTCGTCATATGGACGTGGCGGACTTTCAGATCGAATCGAGCGGCACCTGGACCAGCGTCGAGAGCAACGCGACGTATCCGGCTAAATGGCAGGTGAAATTCCCATCTCTTGACGTCGTACTGAACGTTGTTCCGCTGCTTGCCGATCAGGAGTTGCGCACGTCGCGCAGCAGCCGAGTCTCCTATTGGGAGGGAGCGGTGGCGGTGACAGGGAGCAAGCAAGGTCGGCCCATAAAGGGCCAAGGCTACGTCGAGTTAACCGGGTATGCTGAGCGTTTGAAGATGTAG
- a CDS encoding PEP-CTERM sorting domain-containing protein, which produces MPSLFCAHYLQKTLLAFTGLAAVLGAAISLSVGEAQATSITGKFQIQGTVIGTPVSGVEIDAGQHIGQSFGSGDFVHDEQGMFTVYVNWFDQDTFVVRIENVDTTLDPTTFSVDLTLKNLTFAGGETIRNVVFNPNGGGYRDFFFDPINNPTGAEPVLDPAVTFGTSQVRVVYGSDWGTQNHPAGPFQLIGDAPALFFDVRTSAAAAVPEPGTVFLLLTGLVGFGLTRWRTLQGLRS; this is translated from the coding sequence ATGCCCTCTCTCTTCTGTGCGCACTATCTTCAAAAAACCTTGTTGGCGTTCACAGGTTTGGCGGCTGTGCTGGGTGCTGCCATTTCCTTATCGGTTGGTGAGGCACAGGCAACGTCGATTACCGGAAAATTTCAAATCCAGGGAACCGTTATCGGAACACCGGTGTCTGGCGTGGAAATTGATGCCGGTCAACATATCGGGCAAAGCTTTGGAAGCGGTGATTTTGTTCACGACGAACAGGGCATGTTTACGGTGTATGTCAACTGGTTCGATCAAGATACCTTTGTCGTGCGGATTGAGAATGTCGATACCACTCTAGACCCTACCACTTTTTCCGTTGACCTTACGTTGAAGAACTTGACCTTTGCAGGAGGGGAGACGATCCGTAATGTCGTATTCAACCCCAATGGCGGTGGCTATCGGGATTTCTTTTTTGACCCTATCAATAATCCGACCGGCGCAGAGCCGGTACTGGATCCCGCTGTGACATTTGGTACAAGTCAGGTTCGCGTGGTTTATGGATCCGATTGGGGAACGCAGAACCATCCCGCAGGTCCTTTCCAACTTATCGGTGATGCACCGGCCTTATTTTTCGATGTGCGTACCAGCGCAGCAGCCGCAGTTCCCGAGCCTGGCACGGTATTCCTACTCTTGACGGGGCTCGTTGGGTTCGGACTCACTCGATGGCGCACTCTCCAAGGTCTACGATCATAA
- a CDS encoding DNA alkylation repair protein, translated as MPRKHNTINQPRLPSAPRSIQKGSSLADLLDREAIECLTHNIRLVYPNFDGEAFQRSALKGLKPLSIMQRGHHLAKALHEHLPARYDQAVRILLKSLTPPQTSTEDLGLAVFFYLPHVSFVATYGLDSAHNDGHDPFETSMMAQYELTKRFSAEFSIRPFLIRWPERTLAILMEWTEDPDPHVRRLCSEGTRPRLPWATRIPAFIKDPRPVLPILETLRDDPDLYVRRSVANHLGDIAKDHPSLAFKLCERWLEGAPKERKWLLRHAVRHPAKKGVTAALRIRKLAKCPPEHSQ; from the coding sequence ATGCCTCGGAAACACAATACAATCAATCAACCACGCCTTCCCTCCGCCCCTCGCTCGATCCAGAAAGGCAGCTCACTCGCGGATTTGCTCGACCGGGAAGCGATCGAATGTCTGACGCACAATATCCGTCTCGTCTATCCCAATTTTGACGGCGAGGCTTTCCAGCGATCGGCGTTAAAAGGCTTGAAACCACTCAGCATCATGCAGCGCGGGCATCATCTGGCGAAGGCCCTGCATGAGCATCTGCCGGCACGCTATGACCAGGCCGTTCGGATTCTGCTCAAGTCACTCACTCCGCCGCAGACAAGTACGGAGGATCTGGGACTAGCCGTGTTTTTCTATCTACCGCATGTGAGCTTTGTCGCGACTTATGGACTGGATTCGGCACATAACGACGGGCATGATCCGTTTGAAACCTCAATGATGGCCCAATACGAACTCACGAAGCGCTTCAGCGCGGAATTCTCCATCCGCCCCTTTCTCATTCGATGGCCGGAGCGCACGCTGGCGATATTGATGGAATGGACCGAGGACCCAGATCCCCATGTACGGCGGCTCTGTTCGGAAGGAACACGCCCGCGTCTCCCCTGGGCGACCAGGATCCCGGCCTTTATCAAAGACCCTCGTCCGGTGCTACCGATTCTTGAAACGCTCAGGGATGATCCCGATCTCTATGTCCGGCGCAGTGTGGCCAATCACCTCGGCGACATTGCCAAGGACCATCCCAGCCTGGCATTCAAACTCTGCGAACGATGGCTTGAGGGCGCACCGAAGGAGCGAAAGTGGTTGCTGCGCCATGCCGTGCGCCATCCTGCCAAGAAAGGAGTGACGGCGGCACTACGAATACGAAAGCTGGCGAAATGCCCCCCGGAACATTCCCAATAA
- a CDS encoding HVO_A0114 family putative DNA-binding protein, which produces MKTVVLDVRSPKEAMADFTRVWKTRKGERGARISFATPELLWKVLTAKRWELLKAMCGAGPLSIREAARRVGRDVKAVHTDVTALLNAGVLDRGKDGRVILPFDAVKVEFLLHAA; this is translated from the coding sequence ATGAAAACCGTCGTGCTTGACGTTCGCTCCCCCAAGGAAGCAATGGCTGATTTTACCCGGGTCTGGAAAACCCGAAAGGGAGAAAGAGGTGCGCGCATCAGTTTTGCGACACCGGAACTTCTCTGGAAAGTGTTGACGGCCAAGCGCTGGGAATTACTGAAGGCCATGTGCGGAGCCGGCCCTCTGTCGATCCGCGAAGCAGCGCGCCGTGTGGGTCGCGATGTGAAGGCTGTACACACAGACGTGACGGCACTGTTGAACGCCGGAGTGCTCGATCGTGGCAAGGATGGTCGAGTGATTCTCCCGTTCGACGCCGTGAAAGTAGAGTTCCTCCTCCACGCCGCATAG
- a CDS encoding helix-turn-helix domain-containing protein codes for MDNKLSSKALADFEATRDIWQEVLDGVREIKAGRGKRTKVESKSYIVRVRLKSGLSQAKFATALGVSKRTLEQWEQGRRKPSGAAKQLLKIAERHLKVLLEVAA; via the coding sequence ATGGACAACAAGTTGAGCAGCAAAGCGCTCGCCGACTTCGAGGCAACGCGCGATATCTGGCAAGAGGTCTTGGACGGTGTACGGGAAATCAAAGCCGGAAGAGGGAAACGGACAAAGGTTGAATCCAAGTCATACATTGTTCGCGTACGGTTGAAGAGTGGGCTCTCGCAGGCCAAGTTTGCCACAGCCCTCGGTGTGTCGAAACGCACCTTGGAGCAATGGGAACAAGGTCGCCGCAAACCGTCCGGCGCCGCGAAACAACTCTTGAAGATTGCAGAGCGCCACCTCAAGGTTCTCCTTGAAGTAGCGGCATAA
- a CDS encoding type II toxin-antitoxin system HigB family toxin, protein MRIIARRALRNFWKRYPKAKGPLEAWHQEVAHADWASPSAVKAHFRSASVLPGNQVVFNMAGNQYRLVVKINYPYRVVYIRFIGTHAVYDAIDVTSI, encoded by the coding sequence GTGCGCATCATTGCTAGGCGGGCGCTGCGTAATTTCTGGAAACGGTACCCAAAGGCCAAGGGTCCTTTGGAAGCTTGGCATCAGGAGGTCGCGCACGCCGATTGGGCATCCCCATCGGCGGTCAAGGCGCACTTTCGTTCAGCCAGTGTTTTGCCGGGCAATCAGGTTGTTTTTAACATGGCGGGGAATCAATATCGGCTTGTCGTGAAGATTAATTATCCGTACCGAGTAGTGTATATCCGATTCATCGGGACGCATGCTGTGTACGATGCGATCGATGTGACGAGCATTTAA
- a CDS encoding helix-turn-helix domain-containing protein: protein MTIAPIKTARDYDRALRRIEQLMNAKPGTKAGDELDVLTTLVEAYEAKHYAICPPDPIDAITFRMDQLGMTRKDLEMMLGGRGRVSEILTRKRNLSLEMIRRLHRELHIPLESLIGIAA from the coding sequence ATGACTATCGCTCCGATCAAAACAGCACGGGATTATGACCGAGCGCTGCGACGCATCGAACAATTGATGAACGCTAAACCAGGCACGAAAGCTGGTGATGAGCTGGACGTGCTCACGACACTCGTTGAGGCGTATGAAGCCAAGCACTATGCGATATGTCCGCCTGACCCGATCGACGCGATCACATTTCGGATGGATCAACTTGGCATGACGAGGAAAGACTTAGAGATGATGCTAGGTGGGCGCGGGCGTGTGTCGGAAATCCTAACGAGGAAGCGCAATCTCTCGCTCGAGATGATACGCCGACTCCACCGCGAGTTACACATCCCCCTGGAAAGCCTTATCGGCATCGCCGCCTAG
- a CDS encoding WD40/YVTN/BNR-like repeat-containing protein, translating into MVRSAATMLFLTHFRLPLIGLLLIGLSLLGCQKDSESVVSIALHPKNADILYVATNDAVYKSRDGGGTWERFPSFSARRVTTLAIDPLLPAAIYAGTMGDAVYKSPDGGQHWLPHNVGLKEHVSFINQFVFHPAASEQVYAATTVGAFSSKDAGREWVERMNGMKEVHIVTSIAINPKEPAVLYGGTTGGVYRSDDGAATWKKINSGLIPETELMAAMALGVNAIEIDRTNPDIVYAGTTKGLFRTMNKGEQWERIGQSISDPFISSLVLHPKESSQLYIGGPAGIWKTVDGGKTWQVTNRGLATLNIRALAMDPKNAQVLYAGTNGSGLYRSTDAGATWVPVPLKAAPAQS; encoded by the coding sequence GTGGTTAGGTCTGCGGCCACCATGCTATTTCTCACCCACTTTCGGTTGCCGCTCATTGGTCTCCTCCTCATTGGGCTAAGTCTGCTTGGCTGTCAAAAAGACAGCGAGTCGGTCGTGTCGATCGCCTTGCATCCCAAGAATGCCGACATCCTCTACGTCGCCACGAACGATGCGGTCTATAAGTCTCGCGATGGGGGAGGGACCTGGGAACGCTTTCCCAGTTTCAGTGCACGCCGGGTGACGACGCTTGCGATTGATCCGCTCCTGCCGGCGGCGATCTATGCCGGCACGATGGGGGATGCGGTCTATAAGAGTCCGGATGGGGGGCAACATTGGCTGCCGCACAATGTCGGACTGAAAGAGCACGTCTCATTTATCAATCAGTTCGTGTTTCACCCGGCGGCCAGCGAACAGGTTTATGCGGCAACCACAGTCGGCGCTTTTTCTTCAAAAGATGCGGGCCGTGAGTGGGTCGAGCGGATGAACGGGATGAAGGAAGTTCACATTGTGACGTCGATCGCCATCAATCCCAAGGAGCCGGCGGTGCTCTATGGCGGGACGACGGGCGGGGTCTATCGGTCAGATGATGGGGCGGCGACCTGGAAGAAGATCAACAGTGGGCTGATCCCCGAGACGGAACTGATGGCGGCCATGGCTCTTGGGGTCAATGCCATTGAGATCGATCGGACAAATCCCGATATCGTCTATGCCGGCACGACGAAAGGACTGTTTCGCACGATGAACAAAGGCGAGCAGTGGGAGCGGATCGGTCAGTCCATCTCCGATCCCTTTATCAGCAGCTTGGTCCTCCATCCGAAGGAATCGTCGCAGCTGTATATCGGTGGCCCAGCCGGGATTTGGAAAACAGTAGATGGAGGAAAGACCTGGCAGGTGACGAACCGAGGGCTTGCGACGTTGAACATTCGCGCCCTGGCCATGGATCCCAAAAACGCTCAAGTGCTCTACGCCGGCACAAACGGCAGTGGCCTCTACCGTTCTACCGATGCCGGCGCAACCTGGGTGCCGGTGCCGTTGAAGGCAGCACCGGCCCAGTCGTAA
- a CDS encoding class I SAM-dependent methyltransferase, with amino-acid sequence MDPDKIERVYTSYAGFYDRVFGKVFHEGRESAIRNLNVQPNEQILEVGVGTGLALPMYPRHCRIVGIDVSEGMLARAKEKAAAHQLDHVELHRMDAGAMQFNDDSFDTVVAAYVVTAVPDYRKVVNEMIRVCRPGGRIIMLNHFSNGNKVIAAVEKVLSPLTKHLGWRTDLSLTTVLEGTSLHIARNQRVNPLRLWALVECINGKGQQVNGTAHAASGYARGNGTAAYSNGNGHYSPEHAH; translated from the coding sequence ATGGATCCCGACAAGATTGAGCGTGTGTATACCTCCTATGCGGGGTTTTATGACCGAGTGTTTGGCAAAGTGTTCCATGAGGGCCGTGAATCGGCCATTCGAAATTTGAATGTGCAGCCGAATGAACAGATTCTCGAAGTCGGGGTTGGGACGGGATTAGCCCTTCCCATGTACCCTCGTCATTGCCGCATCGTTGGGATCGATGTCTCCGAAGGGATGCTGGCTAGGGCAAAAGAGAAGGCGGCGGCTCATCAGCTTGATCACGTCGAGCTGCATCGCATGGATGCCGGCGCGATGCAATTCAATGATGACAGCTTCGATACAGTCGTCGCGGCCTATGTCGTGACCGCGGTGCCGGACTATCGAAAGGTCGTCAACGAGATGATTCGGGTCTGCCGTCCTGGCGGACGGATTATCATGCTGAATCACTTCAGCAACGGCAACAAGGTGATTGCAGCCGTTGAAAAAGTGCTTTCCCCATTGACCAAACATTTAGGGTGGCGTACGGATTTGTCCCTCACGACTGTGCTGGAAGGCACGTCGCTCCATATTGCCAGGAATCAACGGGTGAATCCCTTGCGACTCTGGGCCCTGGTGGAATGTATCAACGGCAAGGGGCAGCAGGTGAATGGGACAGCACACGCTGCTTCGGGTTATGCGAGGGGTAACGGAACCGCTGCCTACTCCAACGGGAATGGGCACTATTCCCCAGAGCACGCGCACTAA
- a CDS encoding type 1 glutamine amidotransferase — protein sequence MRAVCLQHVPFEGPGAFAKALTKRGVSLESHLVPKDGLPKDAGDLLIVMGGPMSVNDPDPWIPEETTFIRSVLLANKPVVGVCLGSQFMAKALGGTVRSGTALEIGMTSVRLTDAGKADPVFEACPNTFDVFEWHGEIFDLPSNCVPLAGSDIAPLQAFRYGEWAYGLLFHLEMEANGIDSLCRECAPDVTKAGLIAQQVKAMALPQLPQLHSMADRLIGHLLTRTH from the coding sequence ATGAGGGCGGTATGTCTGCAACACGTTCCCTTTGAAGGTCCTGGTGCCTTTGCGAAGGCCTTGACCAAGCGAGGGGTCAGTCTCGAATCGCACCTCGTTCCAAAAGATGGACTCCCGAAAGATGCAGGTGATCTCCTGATCGTCATGGGAGGGCCGATGTCGGTCAACGATCCTGATCCATGGATTCCGGAGGAAACCACGTTCATTCGGTCTGTACTTCTGGCCAATAAGCCGGTGGTTGGCGTGTGCCTTGGGAGTCAATTCATGGCCAAGGCGCTTGGTGGCACAGTACGATCGGGTACGGCGCTCGAAATCGGCATGACCTCGGTTCGCCTCACTGATGCGGGGAAAGCAGACCCGGTGTTTGAGGCTTGCCCGAATACGTTCGACGTGTTCGAGTGGCACGGAGAGATCTTTGACTTGCCAAGCAATTGCGTGCCATTGGCCGGTTCCGACATTGCGCCGTTGCAGGCATTTCGCTATGGCGAGTGGGCCTATGGCCTTCTTTTCCATTTGGAAATGGAGGCGAATGGGATTGATTCTCTGTGCCGTGAATGTGCGCCGGATGTGACGAAAGCGGGCCTCATCGCACAACAGGTGAAGGCAATGGCCTTGCCCCAGCTTCCGCAACTTCACTCCATGGCTGATCGGTTGATTGGCCACCTGCTGACTCGTACGCATTGA
- a CDS encoding LL-diaminopimelate aminotransferase — MGGFPIEVATRIKTLPPYLFAAIDKMKQEAIARGVDIINLGIGDPDLPTPMPIIESLAKAAKDPKHHQYPSYEGMLSFRKAVAGWYKRRFNVTLDPANEVLTLIGSKEGIGHIHLAFVDPGDIVLVPSPGYPVYPVGTSFCGGQSHIMPLTKANGFLPDLTAIPKDVAKKAKLMWLNSPNNPTSVIMTKDYFKRLVDFAQEHQVIVCHDAAYSEIYYDGQRPASFMEVDGAKDVGVEFHSLSKTYNMTGWRLGFVVGNKDVLGGLGKVKSNLDSGCFEAVQEAGITALGLDDAVTDDLRKTYQDRRDTLVPGLKQLGLEVDPPPAAFYVWVTVPKGYTSASFTAHLLEKAGIVTTPGNGFGAPGEGYVRMTVCTTKERLAEAVERIKKVGF; from the coding sequence ATGGGTGGTTTTCCGATCGAAGTCGCAACACGTATCAAGACATTGCCGCCGTATTTATTCGCGGCTATCGATAAAATGAAGCAAGAGGCAATTGCACGGGGAGTGGATATTATCAATCTGGGGATCGGCGATCCCGATTTGCCGACGCCGATGCCGATCATCGAAAGCCTCGCGAAGGCCGCTAAAGATCCCAAACATCATCAATATCCTTCGTATGAGGGCATGCTTTCGTTCAGAAAGGCCGTCGCCGGTTGGTACAAGCGCCGCTTCAATGTCACGTTGGATCCAGCCAATGAAGTGCTGACCCTGATCGGCTCGAAGGAAGGCATCGGCCACATTCATTTGGCCTTTGTCGATCCTGGAGATATTGTCTTGGTTCCAAGCCCCGGCTATCCGGTCTACCCGGTAGGGACCAGCTTCTGCGGGGGGCAGTCTCACATCATGCCGCTGACCAAGGCCAACGGTTTCCTGCCGGACCTCACGGCGATCCCAAAGGATGTGGCAAAGAAGGCCAAGCTGATGTGGCTCAACTCACCAAACAATCCGACATCCGTCATCATGACGAAGGACTATTTCAAGCGGCTCGTGGACTTTGCGCAGGAACATCAAGTGATTGTGTGTCACGATGCGGCCTATTCCGAGATCTACTATGACGGGCAACGGCCTGCGAGTTTTATGGAAGTCGATGGTGCCAAGGATGTTGGAGTCGAATTCCACTCACTCTCGAAGACCTATAACATGACGGGATGGCGCCTCGGCTTTGTCGTGGGCAACAAAGATGTCTTGGGTGGCCTTGGTAAGGTGAAGAGCAATCTGGACTCGGGTTGTTTTGAGGCGGTTCAAGAGGCGGGGATTACGGCACTCGGTCTTGACGATGCTGTGACGGATGATCTGAGAAAGACGTATCAAGACCGGCGGGACACACTGGTCCCTGGTCTGAAGCAACTCGGCCTGGAAGTTGATCCTCCTCCCGCAGCATTCTATGTCTGGGTGACGGTCCCCAAGGGCTATACATCAGCATCGTTTACCGCACACCTATTAGAAAAGGCCGGGATCGTGACGACGCCGGGCAACGGCTTCGGCGCACCGGGTGAAGGCTATGTCCGCATGACTGTCTGCACGACCAAAGAGCGGTTAGCTGAAGCAGTTGAGCGAATCAAAAAGGTGGGATTCTGA